Part of the Streptomyces sp. NBC_01460 genome, TCGCCGTCCTGCAACTGCCCTGGCTCCGGAACTCCACCACCGCACCGCCCTACACACTTCAACCACGTGTACCGCTGCCCGCCAGTTCGTCTCTGCCGGGCTCTGTCGATCTCGGCTACGAGAGAAACCATAATCACGCCCCAGCCGAATGTCTACTCCCACGAGCACAGATTTCTGGTGGCTAGGTAAAGAGATAATCGGGCTCTGTCGATTAAGAAGGGTGCGACGGGGCACAGGGGACAACCTAGGCAGGACCGGACAGTGACGAGCAGAGGAGACCAGGGTGAGCCCGACGCACACGATGCGCGACGACGCCTCCGCCATCCGCCCCACGACCACCGTCGCCGATGCGCGCGAGCGGGCCCGGAGCTTCCTCGAAGCCCTCCGGGAGCCGGCCGTCGCCCCGAAGGTGACCGACAAGGTGATCCTGGTCGTCTCCGAACTCGTCACCAACGCCCTGCGGCACGGCGGCGGCACCTACACCCTCCGCCTGAGCACTCATCCCGATCTCATCGCGGTGGCCGTCGACGACCCCAGCCCGCAGGCACCGCGCATGCGCACCCCCGACCTGACCGGCGCCACCGGCGGCTTCGGCTGGCGCATGGTCACCCGCCTCGCCCGTACCACCGCGATCATCCACCGGCCGTCCGGCGGCAAGACCGTCAGCGCCTTCCTCACCCGATAGAGACGAGGTGGAAGACCAGGCCGGAGTCGGAAAGGCGGCGGCGGCGGAAGTCTCCGCGGCTTGAACGGACCGGGAAGCGATCCCCCTATGGAGCCGCCTCCGAGCCCCACCCGCCCTCGACGGCGAGGCGCCAGCCAGCTGCTCTGCATAGGTGGCGAACGCTCCCGAACGGGGTGCCCAGTCATATCAGCTGCCAGTGGGTGGCGAAGGCGCCCTCG contains:
- a CDS encoding ATP-binding protein; this encodes MSPTHTMRDDASAIRPTTTVADARERARSFLEALREPAVAPKVTDKVILVVSELVTNALRHGGGTYTLRLSTHPDLIAVAVDDPSPQAPRMRTPDLTGATGGFGWRMVTRLARTTAIIHRPSGGKTVSAFLTR